Proteins encoded together in one Impatiens glandulifera chromosome 1, dImpGla2.1, whole genome shotgun sequence window:
- the LOC124919314 gene encoding xyloglucan galactosyltransferase XLT2-like, protein MAEIFFNSTPESELKSPFQKILAYLKLRIRRFLLAIILLELLIAALITRPPIASTRPPNISPQQPKPISGDCHSGLIYVYDLPPLFNSDLFNDCHLLDPWRSVCDSFLNNGLGRKAHELAGVVPQNLAPMWYWTDHYMGEVVYHHRMLNYKCRTLDPEKATAFYIPFYVGLAVGKYLWGNHTAKERDWHCEMMFKWVQNHPWWKRSNGSDHFLMVGRLTWDFRRLTDSDEEWGSSFLVMPEMKNVIRLSVERNLWDSLELAVPYPTIFHPRSKSDVSEWQSFVRGRNRTNLFTLVAATRKKITNDFRGLLLNQCLNATSDKCLFIDCAKSHCVEGTSVILEAFMGSEFCLQPKGDGFTRRSVFDCMIAGSIPVFFWKQTAYEQYEWFMPDDPGSYSVYIDRNEVRKGKSIKEVLESYSRERVEKMREKVIEWIPRFLYGEGDGGIDGLSDAFEIAINGMLKKYKNHIRRRENENGSD, encoded by the exons ATGGCTGAAATCTTTTTCAATTCCACACCTGAATCTGAACTCAAATCACCTTTTCAAAAAATCCTAGCTTACCTCAAACTAAGAATTCGACGATTTCTATTAGCTATCATTCTCTTAGAACTCCTAATCGCAGCTTTAATAACCCGTCCACCCATAGCCTCCACCCGCCCACCCAACATCTCCCCCCAGCAGCCCAAACCCATCTCCGGCGACTGCCATTCCGGCCTAATTTACGTCTATGATCTCCCTCCCCTCTTTAATTCCGATTTGTTCAATGACTGTCATCTTCTCGATCCATGGCGTTCTGTTTGCGATTCTTTCTTGAACAATGGTCTCGGCCGGAAAGCTCACGAACTCGCCGGAGTCGTGCCTCAGAATCTAGCTCCGATGTG GTATTGGACTGATCATTACATGGGTGAGGTTGTTTATCATCATCGGATGTTGAATTATAAATGTAGAACTCTTGATCCTGAAAAGGCGACAGCTTTTTATATACCGTTTTACGTTGGATTAGCAGTTGGGAAATATTTATGGGGTAATCATACAGCTAAGGAACGAGATTGGCATTGTGAAATGATGTTTAAATGGGTTCAGAATCATCCATGGTGGAAAAGATCAAATGGGTCCGATCATTTCTTAATGGTTGGCCGATTAACATGGGATTTCCGGCGATTGACAGATTCCGACGAAGAATGGGGTTCCAGTTTCCTAGTCATGCCGGAGATGAAAAACGTGATTAGACTCTCCGTTGAGAGAAATTTATGGGACAGTTTAGAACTCGCCGTACCTTATCCAACAATTTTCCATCCACGATCGAAATCAGATGTGTCTGAATGGCAAAGTTTCGTCCGAGGAAGAAACAGAACAAATCTGTTCACTTTGGTCGCAGCGacgagaaagaaaataacaaacgATTTCAGAGGATTATTACTAAACCAATGTCTAAACGCAACATCTGATAAATGTCTGTTTATTGATTGTGCGAAAAGTCACTGCGTTGAAGGAACGTCGGTGATTCTTGAAGCGTTCATGGGATCTGAGTTCTGTTTACAACCTAAAGGAGACGGATTTACTCGTCGGTCAGTTTTCGATTGTATGATCGCCGGTTCAATACCGGTGTTTTTCTGGAAGCAAACTGCGTATGAACAGTATGAATGGTTTATGCCAGACGATCCTGGGAGTTATTCAGTTTATATAGATAGGAATGAAGTGAGGAAAGGGAAATCGATTAAGGAGGTTTTGGAAAGTTACAGTAGAGAGAGAGTAGaaaagatgagagagaaagtgatTGAATGGATTCCGAGATTTCTTTATGGAGAAGGAGATGGAGGAATTGATGGGTTGAGCGATGCGTTTGAGATTGCGATTAATGGGATGTTAAAAAAGTATAAGAATCATATTAGACGACGTGAAAATGAAAATGGGTCTGATTGA